DNA from Desulfarculus baarsii DSM 2075:
CCCATGAGCAGACTCGGCTGGACCTGAAAAGCCCGTCCTGCTCGACTGCGCTTCACTGAGCCATGCGGCCTGGAGCGCGCGTGTCGACCAACGCATTCATGTTCCAGGGGCCTGGCCAAGGGCAATTGGCCGGGCGCCTTTTTTTACCCCAGGGCCCGCCCAGGGCCAAGGTGGTCATCGCCCACGGGCTGCAATCGTCCATGGCCAGCCAAAAGCTGACCAACCTGGCGCTGTTTTTGGCCGAGCGTGGCATGATCGCCATGCAGTTCGACCACTCGGGCTGCGGTGAATCACCGGGCGAGATGCGCCTGACCACGCTCAGCGGCCGGCGCGACGAACTGGTTGCCGCCGCGCGGGCCCTGCCGGAGGATGACGCGCCGCTGGTGTTGGTGGGTTCGTCCATGGGCGGCACGGCGGCCTTGCTGGCGGCCGAGGCGCTGGCCCCGGCCTGTCTGGCGGTCTGGTCCGCCCCCTGGGATTATCTGGAGCTGATGGCGCGGCTGGCCACCCAAGACCCGCCGCCCGATCTGCCGCTGATGCCCCGCGATATCATGAGCCTGGACCTGGAGGCCGCCTTGGCCCGCAGGGCTGGCGTGCTGTTCGTCCACGGCCAGGACGACGAGGTCGTGCCCGTGGCCCAGGCCAGGCGCGGCCACGATCTGGCCCGCCAGCCCAAGGATCTGCTGATCATCGCCGGGGCCGACCACCGCCTCTCGCGCCTGGCCGACCAAAAACTGGCCATGGCGCGCACTCTGGCCTGGATCGAACGTTTCATCGCCTGAGCTTTTCCGCCTCTCCGCCAAAACCTTTCGTCGCCATCGGCAGCCGATCAAAGATCGGCCGTTACTTGATTGATCGGCCCATCCACGCACCGGCTGGCGAGGAGTTTTGCCCAGAACCGCCGCATGTGAACAAATGCAAGCCAAGGACAATTATTCCAGGCCAATAATCATGGCTTCTATGTTTTTTCAGCCATAATCCGATTGACATTAATTCATTGCCTGTAGTTAGCTATGCTCGGCAATGGTTTTGCCCGATAAATCAAAACATAACTTTTTTGATTGTAATAGTTGTGAGCGCTCAACAGGGGAGAGTCATGGAAAAATTGTGGCTGAAAAACTGGCCGGCCGACACGCCCACCGAACCGCGATACGATTTTGGCCAGACGCCGGTTCATGAATATCTGCGCCAGCGGGCCAAACAAAACCCCGATAAGATCGCCATGGTTTTTTATGGCCGCGAAATCAGCTACCGTGAGCTGGACCAGGCCAGCGACCGTTTCGCCAGCCACCTGCACAAAAACGGCGTCAAAAAGGGCGACCGAGTGGGCATTTTCATGGTCAACTGCCCGCAATACGCCATTGCCCACTTTGGCGTGCAAAAACTCGGGGCCATTGTCTGCCCCTGCTCGCCGCTGTTCAAGGAAATGGAGCTGGAGTACGAGATCAACGACGCCGGCATCGAGATTCTGGTCTGCCTGGACATCCTGCTGCCGGTGGTTCAGAAAGTCATGGGCGGCGTCAAGCTGCGCCAAGTCATCGTCGGCAACTTGAACGACTATCTGCCCGAAAATCCGACTATCCCCCTGGTCGACATGATGGCTTACAAAAAGCAGGCTATCCCAGGCGTGGTCGACTTCATGGACGTGGTCAACGCCGAAGGCGACGCGCCGCCCCGTGTCGACATCGACCTGGACCAGGACATCGCCTTGTTCCAATACACCGGCGGCACCACCGGCATGCCCAAGGGCTGCATGCTCTCCCACAAGGCCGCCTTGTTCAAGACGGCCTGCGTCTGCCTGGCCACGGGCATGGACACCCAGACCGTCAACCTGGTCAACATGCCCATTTTTCATATCGCCGGCATGGTCGCGGGCATGAACAGCACTCTGTTCGCCGGCGGAACCCAGGTGCTGATGACCATGTTCGACCCCAAGGCCACCATGGAGGCCATCAGCCGCTACAAGGTCAATTTCTGGTATAGCGCCGTGCCCATGAACGTGGCGGTGATGAAGCACCCCGAGGTGGCCGCTTATGATCTTGGCAGCCTGAAACTGTGCCTGACCTCGTCGTTTGGCATCCAGCTCACCGAGGAAATCTCGGCCCAGTGGCGGGCGGCCAGCAAGGGCGGCCTGTTGTTGGAAGGCGCTTATGGCCTCAGCGAGACACACACCGCCGACACCTTCATGCCCCGGCAAAAGGTCAAGTACGGCACCTGCGGCATTCCCGGGCCCCAGCAGGAGTTCAAGATCGTCGACCTGACCGACCCCGACAAAGAGCTGCCCGTGGGCGAGCAGGGCGAGATCGTCCTGCGCAATCCGGCCTGCTTCAAGGGCTATTGGAACCGGCCCGAGGAGACCGCCGGCACCCTGCGCGACGGCTGGGTCTACACCGGCGACATCGGCAAGTTCGACGACGACGGCTATCTATATCTGTTGGGCCGCAAAAAAGAGATGATCAAGGTCTCGGGCTTCTCGGTTTTCCCCGAGGAAGTGGAGCTGCTGCTCAACCGCTACCCCGGCGTGGCCCAGACCGCCGTCATCGGCGTGCCCGACGACCAAAAAGGCGAAGTGGTCAAGGCCTTTGTCGTCATGCAGCCCGACAAGTCGGCCACCGAGCAAGAAATCATCGCCTGGGCCAAGGAAAAGATGTCGACCTACAAGGTGCCAAAATACGTGGAGTTTCGCGCATCTTTGCCCACCTTGGGCACGGGCAAGCTCCTGCGCCGGGCCCTGAAGGAATAAGGCGCGCCGCGCCTTGAGCGCCAAAAAAGCCGCCTCGCCGATTGGCGCGAGGCGGCTTTTTTTTAAGGCGCGGCGGGGCGCGTTCAGCGGGCGGCCGGTAGCCAGTCGCTGAGCTGGCCGATGGGGTTATCATCCATCCAGCGCCGCAGTTGGGCCATGTCGCGCACGCCGCCATCGACGACGGCGCGGTAGAGGTCGATGGACAGGCAGCTCACGGCGTCGCTGGCGCGCAGCTCTTGCTTGAGGGCCAGGATGGCCGCGCGCAACTCGTCGGTCATGACGCCGGCCAGCGGCGCGATCAGATGCTCGCCACGGGGCAGGGCGTAGTCGTCGGGGGCCGACCACATGTCGACCTTCCACTCCACGTCCTGATCGTCGCGGTATTTTATCTGCCAATACAAGGCCTTGTCCGCGTCGTGCAGATGGTTTTCAAAATAGACCGCGCTCACCCGCCGCGAGCCGGCCGCGCATTGGGCCAACACCTCGAAGCCGTGCGCGATGTTCAGCTTTGGGCAATATATTTCCATGTCGATGTCTGGCGCGCAGACCAGGCCGTGGGCCACCGCGCCCACGATGACCGGCCGGCCGAAACGGCCCCAGCGCTCCAGCAGGCCCAATTCGGCAGCGATTGCCAGCGCTTGCTGGCGTCTTTGGGCCGCCTGGGCCAAAATTTCTCGTTGATCAACGCTCATAATGACAAACTCCCGCGTAAAAAAAGCCGGCGTGGCGGCCGGCGTGAAACGGCGAAGGCGGCGGCAATGATACATGCGGGATGGGGAGTTTTGTAGGGGCGACCGCTGAAAATCGTCTGGACGGACACGTAATTAGGGGCGGGCGCTTTCATCGGGATCGAGGATGTGGCCCACGACCTTGCGCAGCAACTTGGTCATTGCCTCACGGTCCAGGTCTGGGTTCATCACCGCGCAACACATCAGGCCGTTGAACAGCGCCGAGAACAAGTCGGTGATGGCGTTCAGGTCGCGTTCTTCCAGTTGCCCGACGCCTTTTTTGCTGGTGCGCAACAGGGCCTTGACGTAGCCACTGATGACCATGTCCGACTGACGCACCATCTGGGCCACCTTGGGATTACGGATGGCCTCGGCCAAGACCTCCAGCATCAGGGCCGAGTTGTCCAAATCCATGGCGCGATCGACCCCACGCCACAACTGGGAGACCATGGTGTCGACGAAGTCTTCGTCGCTGTTGTGCAATTCGTTGATTATTTTCAGCGTTTCGGCAAGGTCTTCCTTGACGATGGCCTCGATGATCTCTTCCTTGCAGGTGAAAAAGTTGTAGATGTGCCCCGCGCTCATCTTGGCCGACTTGCAGATCTGGGCCATGCTGGCCGAGTGAAAACCGTGCATGCGGAAACACTCGCTGGCCGCGTCGAGCACCTGCCGCCGCCGGGCCTCGGCTTTGGTCTGGCGTGAAACATTGCCATCGCTGGTTGTCATGCTCATGTCATCGGTCCAAAACCGGCGTTTTCGGCCAACGCCGTCAGCATCCGGCCGGCGGGGGGCATCCGCCGGCCAGATCGGTCATCGGGAAGCGTCCTCGCGAGGCGCGGCCGCCTTGACGGTCTTTTCGCTCCAGCCGCCGCCCAACACCTTATAAAGCGTGACTGTGTTGGTCAGCCGCGACAGGCGCACGTTGATCAGCCCTTGCTGGGCGCCGTAGGACGAACGCTGGGAGTCCAGCACCGACATGTAGCTATCGACCCCGCGCCGAAAACGGGCGTCCGAGAGGCGGTAGGCGTCGCTGGTGGCCTCCACCAAGGATTGTTGGGCCGCCAGGCGCTCATCGATCGTGCCGCGCTGGGCCAGGGCGTCGGCCACCTCGCGGAAGGCGGTCTGGATGGTTTTTTCGTATTGGGCCACGGCGATTTCGCGTTGAACCTTGGTCGCCTCCAGGTTGGCCAGGTTGCGCCCGGTGTCGAAGATGGGCAGATTCACCGTGGGCACGAAGGACCAATAACCCGTGGTCGCGCGGAAAAGATGGTCCAACTGATTGCTGGCGGTGCCGCCGCCGGCGGTCAGGCTGATGCTGGGGAAGAACCGCGCCCGCGCCGCGCCGATGTTGGCGTTGTCGGCCTTGAGCTGGTGTTCGGCCTGCAAGATGTCTGGCCGTTGGATCAGCACCTGGGAGGGCAGGCCCACGGGCAGCTCCTTGACGGCCGAGGCGGCGGCGGGCATGCCATCGGGCAGCAGCTCCGGCGGCGCTTGGCCGCCGATGAGCAGGTTGAGGGCGTTGATGTCCTGGGCCGCGCGGGTGGTGTAGATGGCCACGTCGCCGCGGGCGGTGTCTACGCTGGTCTGAGCCTGGCGCAGGTCCAGGGCCGAGGCCACGCCGATTTCGTGGCTGCGCTTGGTCAGATGATAAGAGGCGCGCTGGCTGGTCAGGGTGTGCTTGGCCAGCCTGAGTTGCTCTTGATCGGCGGCCAGGGTCAAGTAGGCCCCGGCCACTTCGGCCACCAGGCTGATCTGGCTGGCCCGGGCGGCCTGTTCGGTGGCCAGGTAAAGCTCGAGGGCCTGGTCGTTGAGGCTGCGCACACGGCCGAAGAGGTCCAGTTCGTAGGAACTGAAACCAATGGTGGCGGTGTATTGCCGGGCGATCATATCACCGCCATTACTGGATAGTTCGGCTGGCAGGCGCTGGATGGAGCCGTTGGCGGTGGCGTTGACGGTGGGGAACAGGTCGGCCCGCTGAATCTGGTATTGGGCGCGGGCCTTTTCGATGTTGAGCATGGCCACGCGCAGGTCGCGGTTGTGGGCCAGGCTCAGCTCGATGAGCTTGACCAGCTTGGGATCGACGAAAAACTGTCGCCAGCCGATCTCCGCCACCGGCTGGCCGGCAGCCTGGTTGGGGCCATAGGACGGCCCGCTGGGCCAAGCGGCCGGCGTGGGCGCGTCGGGGCGTTTGTAGTCTGGCGCCATGCTCAGGCAGCCGGGCAGCAGGAGCAAGGCCGCCAGCAGCGGCAGGAATGCTTTGCGGGTCATGGGTTAACGGTCCTCCAGCGGAGACGCCGGCTCGGCGGGCTGTTGGCCCTCGGACTGGTCGCCCGGAGATTTTTTGTCGCCAAAGAAGCGGCGCACGATGACGAAAAACAACGGCACCAAGATCACGCCCAACACGGTGGCCGAGATCATGCCGCCCATCACGCCGGTGCCGATGGCGTTTTGGCTGCCCGCGCCGGCGCCCGTGGTGATGGCCAGGGGCAACACGCCCAGGATGAAGGCCATGGAGGTCATGATGATCGGCCGCAGGCGCAGGCGCAGCGCCTCAATGGTGGCCTTGACCAGATCCATGCCCTTTTCGTGCAGATCCTTGGCGAACTCCACGATGAGGATGGCGTTTTTGGCCGACAGGCCGATGGTGGTCAGCAGGCCGACCTGAAAATAGACGTCGTTGGAAAGGCCGCGCAAACTGGTGGCCAAAAGCGCCCCGATCACGCCCAAAGGCACGGCCAGCAGCACCGCGAAGGGGATCGACCATGATTCGTACAACGCCGCCAGGCACAGGAAAACCACCAGCGTAGACAGCGCGTAGAGGGCCGGGGCCTGGGAGCCCGAGAGGCGCTCCTGATACGACAGGCCCGTCCATTGATAACCGATGCCGGCGGGCAGTTTGCTGGCCAGTTCTTCCATTGCGCGCATGGCCTCGCCCGAGCTGCGGCCCGGCGCGGATTGCCCCAGGATCTCCACCGAGGGCAGGCCGTTGTAGCGCTCCAGGCGCGGCGAACCGTAGTTCCAGCGGGCGGTGCTGAAGGCCGCGAAGTTGACCATCTCGCCCAACTGGTTGCGCACGTGCCATTTTTCCAGGTCGGCCGGCAGCATGCGCGATGGGGCGTCGCCCTGGATGAAGACCTTCTTGACGCGGCCCTTGTCGATGAAGTCGTTGACGTAGGAGCCGCCCCAGGCGCTGGAGAGCGTGTCGTTGACGTCGGCCATGGACAGGCCCAGGGCGCCCGCCTTGGCCTGATCGACCAGCACCTGATACTCCGGCGTGTCGTCCTGGCCATTGGGCCGCACGGCCATCAGCGCCGGGTTTTCGGCAGCCATGCCCAACAATTGATTGCGGGCGTTAATCAGGGCCTCGTGGCCCAGGCCGGCCCGGTCCTGCAACTGGAAGTCAAAGCCCTGGGCGTTGCCCAACTCCGTCACCGCCGGCGGGGCAAAGGCGAAGACCATGGCGTCGCGGATGCCCGAGAAGGCCTGCATGGCCCGGCCGGCCACGGCGTCGGCCCGCAGTTCGGGCGAATTGCGCTCGGACCAGTCCTTGAAGTCGATGAAGGCCATGCCCATGTTTTGCCCCTGTCCGGCAAAGCTGAAGCCGACAACCGTGAATATGCACTTGACGGTGTCTTTTTCGTCTTGCAGATAGTGGCGCTCGACTTCCTTCATGACCTCCAACGTGCGCTCCTGGGTGGCCCCCGGCGGTAGCTGGACCATGGTCATGATGAAGCCCTGGTCCTCGTCGGGCAAAAACGACGTGGGCAGGCGCAGGAACATCAGCGACATGCCGCCGATGAGCAGGACGTACAGCAACATATAACGGGGCCAGCGCCTGATGATCGAGCCCGAGACGGTCTGGCAGGCCTGGTTGCCTCTTTGGAACGAGCGGTTGAACCAGCCGAAAAAGCCGCGCTTGGC
Protein-coding regions in this window:
- a CDS encoding alpha/beta hydrolase, producing the protein MSTNAFMFQGPGQGQLAGRLFLPQGPPRAKVVIAHGLQSSMASQKLTNLALFLAERGMIAMQFDHSGCGESPGEMRLTTLSGRRDELVAAARALPEDDAPLVLVGSSMGGTAALLAAEALAPACLAVWSAPWDYLELMARLATQDPPPDLPLMPRDIMSLDLEAALARRAGVLFVHGQDDEVVPVAQARRGHDLARQPKDLLIIAGADHRLSRLADQKLAMARTLAWIERFIA
- a CDS encoding TetR/AcrR family transcriptional regulator translates to MSMTTSDGNVSRQTKAEARRRQVLDAASECFRMHGFHSASMAQICKSAKMSAGHIYNFFTCKEEIIEAIVKEDLAETLKIINELHNSDEDFVDTMVSQLWRGVDRAMDLDNSALMLEVLAEAIRNPKVAQMVRQSDMVISGYVKALLRTSKKGVGQLEERDLNAITDLFSALFNGLMCCAVMNPDLDREAMTKLLRKVVGHILDPDESARP
- a CDS encoding efflux RND transporter permease subunit, which gives rise to MARFFIDRPIFAWVIAIVIMLAGLLAIGTLPVAQYPAIAPTAVQIDATYPGASAKTLEDTVTQVIEQKMKGIDHLSYISSTSDSAGSASIILTFDAGTDPDIAQVQVQNKLQLAMSLLPQDVQKQGVRVSKASASFLMVVGFYSEDGSMSPIDLSDYVAAHVQDVLSRVDGVGDVTLFGSQYAMRVWLDPNKLNNYKLMPSDIEAAIQAQNVQVSAGQLGGAPAVEGQQLNATIAAQSRLQTPEQFGDILLRVNTDGSKVLLRDVARIELGSENYETIPRFNGKPSAGLAIKLTTGANALDTSTAVRQELAEMSKLFPAGMKVVYPYDTTPFVRVSIEEVVKTLAEAIVLVFLVMFLFLQNFRATLIPTIAVPVVLLGTFGVLAAFGYSINTLTMFAMVLAIGLLVDDAIVVVENVERVMRDEGLSPKEATRKSMDQITGALVGIAMVLSAVFVPMAFFGGSTGVIYRQFSITIVSAMVLSVVVALVLTPALCATMLKPLDGHDHQAKRGFFGWFNRSFQRGNQACQTVSGSIIRRWPRYMLLYVLLIGGMSLMFLRLPTSFLPDEDQGFIMTMVQLPPGATQERTLEVMKEVERHYLQDEKDTVKCIFTVVGFSFAGQGQNMGMAFIDFKDWSERNSPELRADAVAGRAMQAFSGIRDAMVFAFAPPAVTELGNAQGFDFQLQDRAGLGHEALINARNQLLGMAAENPALMAVRPNGQDDTPEYQVLVDQAKAGALGLSMADVNDTLSSAWGGSYVNDFIDKGRVKKVFIQGDAPSRMLPADLEKWHVRNQLGEMVNFAAFSTARWNYGSPRLERYNGLPSVEILGQSAPGRSSGEAMRAMEELASKLPAGIGYQWTGLSYQERLSGSQAPALYALSTLVVFLCLAALYESWSIPFAVLLAVPLGVIGALLATSLRGLSNDVYFQVGLLTTIGLSAKNAILIVEFAKDLHEKGMDLVKATIEALRLRLRPIIMTSMAFILGVLPLAITTGAGAGSQNAIGTGVMGGMISATVLGVILVPLFFVIVRRFFGDKKSPGDQSEGQQPAEPASPLEDR
- the adeC gene encoding AdeC/AdeK/OprM family multidrug efflux complex outer membrane factor gives rise to the protein MTRKAFLPLLAALLLLPGCLSMAPDYKRPDAPTPAAWPSGPSYGPNQAAGQPVAEIGWRQFFVDPKLVKLIELSLAHNRDLRVAMLNIEKARAQYQIQRADLFPTVNATANGSIQRLPAELSSNGGDMIARQYTATIGFSSYELDLFGRVRSLNDQALELYLATEQAARASQISLVAEVAGAYLTLAADQEQLRLAKHTLTSQRASYHLTKRSHEIGVASALDLRQAQTSVDTARGDVAIYTTRAAQDINALNLLIGGQAPPELLPDGMPAAASAVKELPVGLPSQVLIQRPDILQAEHQLKADNANIGAARARFFPSISLTAGGGTASNQLDHLFRATTGYWSFVPTVNLPIFDTGRNLANLEATKVQREIAVAQYEKTIQTAFREVADALAQRGTIDERLAAQQSLVEATSDAYRLSDARFRRGVDSYMSVLDSQRSSYGAQQGLINVRLSRLTNTVTLYKVLGGGWSEKTVKAAAPREDASR
- a CDS encoding AMP-binding protein, producing the protein MEKLWLKNWPADTPTEPRYDFGQTPVHEYLRQRAKQNPDKIAMVFYGREISYRELDQASDRFASHLHKNGVKKGDRVGIFMVNCPQYAIAHFGVQKLGAIVCPCSPLFKEMELEYEINDAGIEILVCLDILLPVVQKVMGGVKLRQVIVGNLNDYLPENPTIPLVDMMAYKKQAIPGVVDFMDVVNAEGDAPPRVDIDLDQDIALFQYTGGTTGMPKGCMLSHKAALFKTACVCLATGMDTQTVNLVNMPIFHIAGMVAGMNSTLFAGGTQVLMTMFDPKATMEAISRYKVNFWYSAVPMNVAVMKHPEVAAYDLGSLKLCLTSSFGIQLTEEISAQWRAASKGGLLLEGAYGLSETHTADTFMPRQKVKYGTCGIPGPQQEFKIVDLTDPDKELPVGEQGEIVLRNPACFKGYWNRPEETAGTLRDGWVYTGDIGKFDDDGYLYLLGRKKEMIKVSGFSVFPEEVELLLNRYPGVAQTAVIGVPDDQKGEVVKAFVVMQPDKSATEQEIIAWAKEKMSTYKVPKYVEFRASLPTLGTGKLLRRALKE